From Cotesia glomerata isolate CgM1 linkage group LG2, MPM_Cglom_v2.3, whole genome shotgun sequence, a single genomic window includes:
- the LOC123258698 gene encoding uncharacterized protein LOC123258698: MTPELAAALDRTNVSSRSATYIFAVLLSSLNIDCASVNFSHLTIHRAREKFRKEATLNLKTNLETDNYVLHFDGKLLSDITGIEQVDRLPIILSLSGKFQLLGVPKLESGTGQNQASAIITTVKQWNINTDNIEALCSDTTASNTGIRNGACVLVEKALNRQLLYLPCRHHIFEIVLRSAFEIYWYL, encoded by the exons ATGACACCAGAACTTGCTGCGGCTTTGGATAGAACTAATGTGAGTAGTAGGTCGGCGACTTACATTTTTGCTGTTTTATTATCTAGCCTAAATATTGATTGTGCAAGCGTAAACTTCAGTCATTTGACTATTCACCGAGCACGGGAAAAATTTCGCAAAGAAGCGACGTTAAATCTGAAAACTAATTTGGAAACTGATAATTATGTGCTACATTTTGATGGAAAACTGTTGTCAGATATTACAGGTATAGAACAAGTTGACCGGCTtcctattattttatcattatcagGTAAATTTCAACTGTTAGGAGTCCCTAAACTAGAATCTGGAACTGGACAAAATCAAGCTTCAGCTATTATTACAACAGTAAAACAATGGAATATTAATACTGATAACATCGAAGCATTGTGTTCTGATACTACAGCGTCAAATACGg gaATCAGAAATGGTGCGTGTGTATTAGTAGAAAAGGCTCTGAATCGACAACTGTTATACTTGCCATGTCGAcaccatatttttgaaattgttctTCGAAGTGCATTTGAAATATACTGGTATTTATGA